Within Anopheles nili chromosome 3, idAnoNiliSN_F5_01, whole genome shotgun sequence, the genomic segment GGCCATGGGGGTTTGGACGATCACGCTTGTCAGCAACACGTGTGGGCACAAGACGGCGTGTTCACATTGCACATTTTAAATGCTGATTTGCGTTTTAATTTCACCAATTCAAATAGACGCAATTGGCGGGTCGCGTTCTCGATCGTGaatgtgaaaattaattagctCGTTTCATTCAATCATCTTCTCGTGCGTGTTATCTTATCCACCTATGGGGGGGGTTGGTTCATCAGTAGCACACGCGATAGGATACGCCATCTTAATtggtttttaaattgaaacaacCGACATTAAAAGTAGTGCCCTCTCGCTTTCAGCAATTGCAAAAGGTGGCAGAAAATTGAGccacaaaaaaatagcaacaacacCAATTTgatttttgcgtgtgttttcatGTTTGCAAACGCGGCTCGCAAATGACACACTCATCAATATAAATAACCCACCGGCTcatgcggtggtggtggcgatcgATGACTAATGCCACCTGCCGGCGCATTCGAGCTGACACTCCTGCCGGACTGCGTCGccaagcaaacaacaacgcgAGGCGTTGGAGTGTTGTGGCGTCATACAGAACAAATTCCGAATCCGTCACGCACAGGTTGAGGGTCTTTTTCTTTGTGCGATCGACAGTTCTCGCTCCTCAAAGATAACCACTCTGCGTCCTGCAAAGCGAAGACTGCAGGTGGAACATGTTGCTTCCCGGCGAGTCAGTGTCGGGGAGAGAGCGTGTAATAAATCGAACGTGTAATTTTAGGACCTACCCTCTGCATGCCGCCCACAGACATCATTAGGAGTGTTTGGCCACCCAACGCTCCTTCGCGTTCGGTAGTCACCCCTCCTGACAGCCACAATCtcaggacgaaaaggaaaacaaatgcgGTGCGCGCTATCGATCGCTATTTTTGGTCACCTTCGAGCCGGTTACTTGCGCGGCCGACACACGGCTCGCTTTAACGCCCGGTTGTAACGTTGGCGTTCGGTACAGAGGGAAAAACTAAGCTTGACGCTGCAAAAATACATAGCCGCAACCGGGCGCACCCTTGGCGCCTAGCCTTGAGCTCGGACAAGATACGTTTGCCCACGGGTGTCCGCACGGCTGGTCGaggtttcgctttcgcttcttctcACATTGCTAGCTCTATCGCTCGGCTACTCACCCGGAGTACAGATCCAGAGGACAGTATTTACTAATTTTGGCTATCGATTTCTTTTGGAGCTGCAAATAGAAGCAAAGCGCAATGGCAGGAAGGAAACAGAAACGAACGTGAGTGGGAGGTTGAGCTCGTGGGTTTAAGGAGCGCCAGGGTTGACTTACCTTTAAATATTGATGCAAACAGTAACGGCACTTCCGAAGGTCCCCGCCGTTGGTCAGCTCcggtgggagggagggagcGATATCACAGAATTGGTACGTAAACCATCCCTGCTTCGGTTTGATTTCGACGCAGTACGTTTGATAGTGGGTTGGTGTGGAAGAGATTTTAGAGTCCTGTCGAGgggagagcacaaaaaaaaagaagctagaGACCGATTCCACAGCAGCCAGGTGATATTGGAATCGTTTTCAAAAGGCACAGCTTAACGAATATGTCCCTTTTTGTTACTTGCATCCTTGCCAAAGAATCTTGCTCGTGCTCGTcatatcttaaaaaaaaatacgatcataaaaatgatgccaccgtaagcaaacaaaccacccccagggACCCAAATATTACGCAGTAGCTATTACACGGCACATGCGGGGCGGAGAATTCCTTTACCGAGAAGCGATTGGGCAGCCGTTCCAAGAAAGGAATACACTGGCACTGCCAAAATGAGATATTTATGCATGCACGCTTCGGGTGGCTTCATTTGCCAGCAGATCCTTTTTGCGTGCCAGCAACCATGGGCGGGTCTTGCTTTTCCCGGGAACTCGTTAGATATGCGATTCTATTGTGTGGTGTGTACGAGAGCAGAATTCGATTCACCGGAATGGATCTGGCAAGCTGAGTTCGTGCGCGTACACGGACAAGGGGGTAATGTTTCGTACGAACCTGGTTAAGGACGCGCGTTCGCTCAGGATACAACCATCCTGGCAGGAACGCCACGTCAGGATAGAGAATGCCGTCCAGTTCACGGATTTCTTTGCCAAGTCTCATCGCTGGAAATGAGAAAGCGAATGAGTTTTGTGAATCTATCAAACGAACTCCCTTGGTGTGAGGATCTCTTACCGGGCCGGAAACATCGCAAGCGTTCGTTGAACGTCTGCAGGTTGCAGGTGTTGAGATGGGCCAGTTTTGGGGCGGGCACGTAACACGACGAGAACTTACTTGCGATGACGTGCGAGTACTTGACGAACCGGTGGAGATCCACGTTGGAGTCGCCTGTGAATCAACatcaaaaaggaaaatagCGTACAGCTCGATCTTCCGGGCAGAAAAGCGCGATCGCCGATCTTACCTTTTCCTTCGCGACATTCGACGGTAGATTTGCGCATCCTTAGCACATGCTTATTGTCCGATAGGGAGAGCACAATGTTCGCATTACCTTCCGCCCGATACACCAGCCGGTTCTCGTCGATCCGTTCACGAATCTCCTGACACCCGGGTTCCCGCTCGTCATCCGACGATTCCGACGGTGTGTTCCGCAGCTCAGCGAACTTATCCCACGCATCCCATTCCTGTGGTGTCCTGCGAGGATACGCGCACCGTCCTAGATGATCTCGCTGCGGCTCATTCGATCGACGGCCATCGATCGCACACTCGACAAtctcatcatcgtcatcatcatcatcatcatcatcatcgtcctcccCGACAACATCGTTCGGATAGAAAGGATGACGCtcgtcgatcggttcgattctGCTGCAACTCCGAAGATACTTATCGTCGGATCGCTTCAGCATGCTATCGTAGCAGTAGTTGCTGTGGGTGGCGTTAATCTTCCCCATGGTTGCTCCGGCGATGTTCCACTGGCACGGACACGAAAATCCGCAAGCGTGGTACGTCTATTTGCGTCGCCTTTGGTCACTGGCTTTCCTGTCCGTTTCAGGCGGTGTCACTTGCGACCTGAAGTTGCCCTTTTCGAATGGGTCTCCTCCGCATCAGCTGCGACAGCGATGGTCACACGACGGTTGCTCGGTTGCACTAACCGTTCCGATGAACCGCACCAGACCACTGGCGCGATGAGGCATGATTTATTCACAACCCTGatcgatggaataaaaatgcacgACCACCGGGAGCGAACGGAGTGGGCCGTTTTGTCGTGGTCACGAACTCACCAAATGCGGACCGCTGGTGGGCTATCTGTAAATGCAATTGAAACGGAACGTGGTTAGGTTGGTGGTTAAGTGACTTGGCTTGGTTTGGTCGGTGTATGGGTGACATATAGGGGCGGCGACCATAAGTACGCAAGGGTGAACGAGTTGAGGACACAAATTTCCGATAATGTGTAAACCCCATCCCTAGAGGGTCAccaacgcacatacacacacacacatttgggCACTCTTTCCAACTGGCGGGTGATAAACTGGCCGGAAAAGGAGCAGCGACTGAAGCTGAATCATGCCGTTGAGACCATCTGCTTCCTGTTTCCTGGAAGGATGGCAAACCACaagtaaacataaaaaaatgtggCACCCCTTACGGTGCGCGGAGCCGATATCACCCTTGCCAAATCTTTTTGGCAATGCAATTAAACGTTATCGGTTATTTCAACGCACATACACGCTCAGAAGGGGGCACTAAAGCCATATCTTCTCACCACACAACAGTACGATTTTAGGAGCCCCCTTGATATGAGCTACAGCTCTGGCGAGCGATTGGAGAAGGTGTTTCGTTAGCTGAATCATTCCATTCCGTTATCTACGAGATTGAGTCCAGCTGTCACCTACCGGAAGTGATAACAACGCACAAACGTCCCACGTCCATGAGAGCTGTTTCCAGTGCCAGAGATCGTTGGACAATGAATGGTTCTGCTGCTTCACGAATGTCAACAGCACTAGACGGAGCACGGAACTATCAGTGAATGAGTCAAGCCAGAAATGTTTTTTATAGCCGTCGAGATGATATGATTAATTAAACGTCACGAGCCACAGCTGGACGGCCGTAAAGCTCGAACACTTTCCTCGATGTCGATCACTCAAAATGTAGCAAAATCTCGTAAAAGCAGTAAAAACAACAGGCTAATATACACGCTAAGAGTCACACGCAATAATATTCAAATGTTGTTTTGCAGCAAACCTGGAGGAGTGTCAAACAGAGCGGCGCTTTAACGATTCCCAGCAACACGAAGGCACAGTTCCAGGTTGTTTTTCCCCTCCCAAacagcgaaatggaaaaccgtGTGAGCAAGCCATTGGGAGCTCGATAAACAGCCCGGTTTAAGCGGTACAGGAAAGGCGCCATCTACGCCACATGTTCCGATGGTTATCGAAAACCGACGAGTCACACGCACGACTCCCGGGATGGGGATTTGGATGTCACCATCACTGGACGACAGATGAAGTGTTGCTGTGCAAACATGTGGAACGTTCTGTGGTTTTCGGTTCTTCTCACCATCGCCAACGTGTGTAGAACAGCGGATTTGATTCGTAATGGAACcaacaaaacatttttatcTTGCCTTtcccgattttttttcccaatctCACCGGCATCATGCTGCAGAGCGTCTTCGTGGTGGAGATCAACAAACTATTCAAACCCTGTCCCCATTCGAGCAAGAACTTTGCTACCTTCCCGTGGAACCTCACCGGAGTGCGCTTGTTTCTATCCGAAGATGAAAAGCTCATCCTGGACGGGCAATTTACCGTGATCCGCGATATCTATCCACCGCTGGGGGTAAGTCATCGGACAGTCAATGAAGATCACGACGATAATGAAGatcattttcccaaaaaaaaaccctgcaaCTCGGTGATTTCTTCGTTCCAGCTCGTGATCTACACGCAGAAGCAGGATAAAGGCGAATGGCGCCCAACACCGTACGGTCGTCATGTGCTGAATTTCTGCAGCGTGATGCTCTCATCCGGCGACATTTGGTATCCGATCACGAAGCACATGAACCGAACGACCTGTCCTTTACGAAAGGGTGTAAGTGTGACGAGCAGTGGTTGTGGTTGTGGGGTTTCAGGACGATTTACAAGCCGCCAAATCCTGGTAATGTTATTACAGCACCTGGAAACGTTCGACATGGTTGAGCTGGAGAGCTTTGGGTTTGATGACGTGTTGCCGGATCTCGTCGGCGAGTGGCGAGTGTTCGTCGAAACGAGCCTAGGACCGATGCCACACAAGGTACAAGTGTCCTGCATCATGAATGAGATATCTATTCTCGAGCATTGACGGCAGGGCGTATTTTCTAGCTGCATCCGAAAGCAACCCGCCCGACGTCGTAGAGGTATGAAAATAAAGCGAACAATGGATCAAGCAATGGATAGACTTCTTCATCACCAAAACGGGGGCACCAACCACAAAAGCTCCGTTCTCGATTGGAGCCCCAATAATGACACCTTCAAGGGAGCGCTCAAAAGTGATGTGCTAGGCTTATGAAAAGTAGAACATCTCGCGCGGCAAATCAATGCCACCCAAAGAGCCCGGATGATGGTGTCTCTGAATGACCATGCGCTTACAAAATGGCGATTACCGAGCTTTGATGGTggatatttttgcattttgtttgcatctTCACCTTCGTCTTTTTCCGAGCTTCGGCGTTTTGGCGTTCGTTCTTCAACACCTTCTCTCTCGCGGGTGCTTTTGTCTGCTCGAATCCAGGTCGAATGGCACAATTAACGGTGTTTAACCACTAATCGCCCCTCGGCTAGTAGGACACCGCGGAAAAGTGCCGAGGTTAGGCAAATCGGACACCGCGGTAGCCTTCGCTCGAAAGAGCCCACACTACCGCAGGTTCCAATCCGCATCGGGATTTGGAGTGGCGTTCGTTAAGCTTCGACTGCAGGCGGATTTCGCTTTTGATTTACAAAATGAAGGGGCCATTCTGCTCCCTCTCATTCATTAGAGTAAGCTCGAAAAACCGATGGTGATGGGGTACGGTTTAACTCAAACGCTAATCGTTGCTggcaggggaaaaaaaatttgatttCGATGGCTTCATAATTCAATTACAAAGCCGCGATCGCGCGTCCGATCGAGCCCGCTGGTGGATCGGTAGCATTGACCATCGAGCAGAACGAAGGGACGGCAATAGCGGCGCCGTAGGTGGCCATCCAATTTATGtagcccgttttttttctgtacatTACCATCACCAACATATAACATCGCTCGAGAACCTCCCGCGGACGATGGCTAATCGATCACAACTCATCGGGGAGGGCCTTCACGGTAGCCAACACCATCGACATCGAGTACGAAACTTTCCGCGGCACCGAGGCGAAGGGTGCAGCTAATTGCAAATTGAGATCAATAACGATCATTAAAGCTGTATCTCGCACGGGGAGTGTACCGGTGCACACTACCGCCAaaccacacacagccacacggcatgaaaaaaggaaaaagaaatacacacacaaatcaGACGAAACAGCTACGCGCCACGAAACGGTGCTAGTTTTCAAGtggagcaaagcaaaaaaaaactagcggGGTAGGAAAAATAGATCCCCAACCGAAGGCAACCCCTGGGCCACCCCACAACCACAATGGAGGCCGCCGCCGTTCTACGTGTGtgcgaggggggggggggggggcgagaaAATTTAGGAAAATTACCCACTGGTAACTGGTAAATGAAAACGGCCCTCAAACGGGCCCCGACGTGCTGGTACCGGCGTGACGGTGAATGGGAAAATCGCGCATCTGAGTATGAGCAAAAAATtgggggaatttttttttgctcaatcaCGCGCATCGCAGATCCTTGGCGAAGATGCGTTAGAGAGTGCGATGGCCAGCGCATCCGTTCGGGGTGAATTTTAGTGTTTGTATTTTCGACGAACGATGCGGTCAGTGCCAAGACATTATCTAAATTTAACCCCAAAGCAATCGATTGGCTCCATCGATTCCAACGACCTGTTTGAGTGGGAGAATCTCTACCAAAAGCCCCACTCAAGAGCAACGGTGGATCGATACTCCGATGCTCTTCAAAGGCTAATCCCACGCGCTGACGTCAGCAGTTAAAGGTAAGGCAATTAGAATCGAGGATGCGTGCCACAATTGGTTCTCGCACCTGTACCGGACACGCGTACACAcgcaaaagcgcacacaaCGCAACGGCAAAAAGGGCCATCACTGAACCGAACGTGCAACCATCAGCGTGCGGAAGCCTTGAAGTAAAGCTCGATTCCACTCGAAAACGGCATCGACAGCACGTACGCGCTTGTTGCGATGACCTGAGACGTCCACCCGCAAGAACACACGCACGTCAATGCCATCAACCGGATGGAACTTCTGCCGTGTGGTTCTGCACTTACACTCGCACTTTGCCCGGTTTGCCGGAAGTCGATCAACTTCCTGGAAGTCGAACACGTCACACGCAAACTTTTGCCCCAACTCGGGTGGGCAGGATCTTTGTTCTAGACAAAACTGGCTGCTTTCTGCACTACCTTAAGGCTTACTTGTTGGCTGTATTTTGACACCACAAGCTCCCGAGTTGCATCACTCGCACGCAAAGAAAAGAAGTATCCACACTGCAGCCTTACGGCGACTGGAACAACTGGAAGATTGCTCGCTAACGCTCAGAACCAGTTTCACCTCCAGCTGCCGATAGTGCGCGCGAGCTACAGAGTCAACTTAGAACGCCGCGCGCAAACACTCGCTACGTCAGTTggggcccctttttttaccCGCTTGCTTCAAATTGTAAAAGGCGTGAGATAAAGCAGCCGCTTCCACGAGGTAAGTGGAGCATTTACGGGCCACCTGCCACAAGCGGAACTAGAGCAATCGACACACACTTTaattccacccaccgacgTCATCTCATGAGAGGAGTTTCCCGTTCATTTCCATATGCTTGTTGCTTGCGTTttcccgccccccccccaccccattcGCGCATGTCGCCAAAATCCGCCACCTTTTAAGCGCGACGTGACGTGGGTCGGTCGAGTGTTTTCCATCTGCTGACGTCATGGACCAAAGGGCTCCGCTTCCGGCATCTCGCAGACGTCCTCCACCCCATGGGGATGCATTTGTCTCgcgggtgaaaaaagaaaaacgacgcTCCCGGTGCAGAACGTACGTCAGATGGGCGCGAGTACGTCAGCGAGACTGGGCAGAAGTTTTGCCCCggctgggaaaagaaaataaataacaaaaacggCCCCATCCGGGTGCATCTCTAACGGGGGGTGGAGTAATCCTTATCGAACAGGACCGTCGGTCGGTGGTGGgaattgcgaaaaaaaaacacacacacaaacaaacacctcaTTCTGTCGATGACGGCGATCGAGCGGATTGCGATCGTACGGCTGATTTGTGAAAGGTGAAAGGACTATTGACCTTTGGCGAGGGAACGTTCGAGATCGCTCGCGATCCCATAGCAAATGGGAATGGTCGGTGGTTGGGATGGATGTGGTTATCAGAATTATCGCACGTTACCGTTCTCGAGCTCCGAGGTACGAGCGAAACGTGCATAATTGCTTCCTTTCCAcaacgatgctgctgctgctcgttgcCATTAGCGGTAGTGCGTCGTTGCCATTGACGCAGTGACATTTATGTGCATCAGAAAATCGTGCCATCTAATGCactgtgcacacacacacacagagctaCGGATAATGAGCACCGAAACGTCGTGCCCGTCATTTTCTCCCTCCTGTCTGGGGGCAATTGTTCCAAAGGGAGCCAACAAAAGCGCGAGTTGATACAATAAACGCTTCTAGCTGGGATGgagggatgatgatgataataaaaaaaaacaaatgcaccgaAATGGGAACGAATAGGAGCGGGGTTATGGAACGAGAAGCGGCGAGAGactcaacaaaaaaccacaataaAAACTCACTCCCACCTGCAGCACCTGGTGGAGCGAGGGCGGAGAATTCGCATTTGCGCACAATTACGACGTGAATGCGCAGAGAAGAAGCGGCAgacgaaagaagcaaaaaataaaaaagcggCGAAAAAGGAAGTGCCAGATGCAAAAGCCGAgagatgcacatgcacacgtaggggtggggggggggggttcggTTTGGATGCGTTTGGGATGTGATGTTGTGTTGGCACaaaatggttgaaaatttgaataGCAAAATATGCACGACACGCTTCACGGCcgtccgcgcgcgcgcgtgtgtgtgtgtgtgtgcctggtTAATGAGCTAGTCTCTCGTGGGACGAAGGGccaatgggggggggggggagatagGTATCTCTCGCTGATGCTCGTTCAATTGCACCGAGTCggagggaaagttttgcatATTCCCGTGCCGGATCGGTAGGCGCCATTTTGGGGGCGTACCACCATTCGAATGTAAAAGGGTTCTTTTTGttactgatttttttttttgcttttcactgCACAAAACCCTGCACCCAGGCGCGTATGGTAAAAGCTCCAGAAGATACACATAAATACGCATCAGCTCCCACCAAAGCATCGCCATCCCAAAACCGGGGCACAATCGTGGATTAGTGATGCGCCAGTTCGCAGCAAACAAAAGGGCCCTTCTTCTCGCCATATCGCACCATCACGGTGGTTGGTGTTATTGGGGACGAGCTGTTCatttgcattgaaaaaaaaggggggatgGAGATGGCCCGCGTGGGTCGAAAACCGCACacaattgaataaatttcgcTGTATGGAAACCCAATTTGGCACGGTTGCGCTACAACTCGTCTTTAAACGCCGTAGTAAAACGCTTAATACAAACATCGCAGGGTGAAGTAACGTTTGCACCAACAGATTGCTTCAAAACCACCCGCAGATTGCCCCAAAGCGCCGACGGACTTACATTACATGTCACATTCGCTTTCATAATGACGCTCTAATGCTACCGGTGTGACAGCACACCGCGGTGGCTACTCACTTGCACGTCAACGTGAAGGCACGCTTGTACGTCATTGAGGTCCgcgtgtatttttatttttttttgtttatttgcttctctCCTACTACTATTCCAAAGCCATTCATACCATTCCGGGGCCCGTTTTGGAGCCACCTTGGAAGAGGCTTCCATCGGCCGATCGATGTCTAAGGGGCAGCACAATTTTGCTTGCACGTGAGCCTCACCGACGAGGGAGCCTAAAGCCTAAGCCACATGCAAGTCGCAAGTGCAATCGgtttgtgcgaaaaaaaaaaaccacacacaacacaTGACCACATGCCGCGCCGACAGAAATGGCCGTTGGCCACATTTATCTCACGTGTTGTTCAAGCGGATCGATACCGTCTGAAAGGGAGGGAGatcctcgcacacacacacacacatatggcGGTAAGGATGAAACGCGGTGAACTAAGCACCGACTGACCTACGAAATGTGACACTAATTCCTTCGCCTCGTGGAACCCGATGGGCTCCCAAAAGGGCCGACGGGGGCTTAGCAAAATAAAGAACACCCCACTGGAAAAGCTTCTTTGTGAAGCTTTTCTGAAACCAACCTTCTCCCTCCGTTCGATGGGGTTCAATGAACCAGCTAATTGAACCGGTACTGCCCCCTCCGGTGGCATTGAGCGCGCACCTTTCGAGACGCGAAAGAACGCCAGGAACGACGGAACAAACGTTTGCTCGCGAACATTGCgctcggtgttttttttttctccaaccccCCCTTCAACTTTAATACACCCTTTTGGCAAGCCGTTCTGGGGCAGCATATTAATTTAGCATTCGTTACATTTCGGTAACCAGCTTCGATTTTGCTCCGCGACCGGAGAAAAGAAACATGCACCGTTTTTGGGAGCGATCGCTCGCCACTACCGTAGAATGGTGTTTTGGCATCGACCCACAAACCCGCAGTAGACCGCTAGGTGCGTTAacccgatttttttttattgcttctagCGCCCACTTCTCGCCTACGAATGgttcggggtgtttttttttttttgctcgagtgGAGCTAACTGCAATGCAATTCACAATGTGCGGCCCAATTATCGCACCTTGAAGTGCAAAACCATACAAGCCCGTTCTTGGGGCGTTTGAGGGCGCTTATCGAGGGTTCTTTTACGATTTGTTGTCCCACAAAGCAGCTCGCGCAGAAGCAATCATCCATATGTTGAAGGGCTGTTGAACACCGAATAGTTCTCCGATAAGCCTGCAACTAAACGCGCAGTAAAATGAAACGACCCCCTGGAAAGGTGACTTTGCAGTACATTTCTTTTATTGTCGAGCTCTCTGGCACATCATCTGGAACGGGGGTGGCTGGCTGCTGTCGTTTGGGAGTCATCGAGGTATTAGCATGGGCATTGAAATTCCCCGCCAGCGAAATGCACGCTTTTGCAATTCAAATTCACGCGCGGGGCTGAACACATTCTTTTGATGCACCGATTATTGGATCTGCCATTTTTCGTGTCCTTCGTCTCGCTCTCGAAGCAGAAGCAAGCAACTCCCCGACAGCAGGATGGGGatctttctcttgctttttGTCCCGAAAATAGAAACGAAAATTACACGAAAGCGATTTGGCGCTggggtattattttttgtagtGCAAAtttagtagcagcagcagcagcatttctCATTCATATCAACGACACCCGCCTGATGGGTTTTACAGTTTACAGCAATTTACAAACAATGTAAACACGCAGAGAGTTGATAATCCTCCCGGTACCTGTACCAAATGGGAGCCACAATCTTTCATCCACTTTCCCGCCGTAAAATGCTAATGCTAAACCGAGGGCCCTTCGAATCAAAGGCCCACCTTTCTCTCGGTTGgtgcaaaacataaaaaaacatccccccgggtgggtgaaCAATGCACCACCGTTTGCCGAGGGACCAATTGACTCTCGCGGCCCAAAACTCGTCCACCTAGTGGAGGGCCGATTAtccgagcgcgcgcgcgcgcgctcacggTTGGGATGACAAATTTAGACGTGCACTCGTTTCGAAACGtaccggctggctggctggctggctggctgactgtTATTATATTTCACCGAGCAAATATGCACCCGCGTTGCACGAtttcccagccagccagcgctCGCCAGATGGCGGCACCATCGAGCGGTCACCATCCGCGGTCACCGAAAGGAGGCGCGAGTTCATCGGTACGGTACGCcgtatgaataaaaaatgtgtttcacAATGCTGCGCCCATCGGTGGGTGCGCGCATTAATTCATGCTCCCGAAAGCTCGCCCAAATGCAAAACCGGTGACTTCTTCGTACGGCGCGTCGCGGCGTTTTGTTGTGCAAGCACCCAAAAGGTGGTGGCTCGATGTGGAATGTATTTGCGTTCAATTTTACAACGCGACTACACGGGGCTTTAGACTTGCAAATCTTGCCACCGGAGAGGCGCTCGGAGCCAGAaggaagacagaaaaaaaaacgctgtcCACCAGTGATGGGCACACGAATGTTCTGAACGGAATGGGGCAGGCAACAAGTCACGTTGCCAGGACTGGACAGCCTTCTTTTGGGACCGGGGATCGGGGTGATGGATGGTAACGCATAAAACGACGGATTGCCTTGTACAGATCCTGATCGTGATGGACGGGCCTCGGCTTTGAGGGTGGACCACAGCGCCAGTGAGGTCTCTCGCTCGACCTTACCGTAAAAAGAATCGAACAAATCACGGCTGGCAACAAATGCGTGTACCACGACGCAACACCCGACTGGTGCGGGTCACGTTTGGTACATCTCTATTTAGCGCTTGGTAGCGCGCCGCATCGGGTTTTATCGATCCATTACGGTTGGCCGGGTgattattgattattttacaatCTTTGCAACATCGCCAGCGGCACGTTTCGTGCACCGTGTACTTGGGAGAGTAGCTCGAGAGCTGGAGAGATTTGCTGTGAGTGATGGAAAAGCTTTCAGCATGTTGGATCGCCCAAACGACCCAACGAGTGATGCTGATAGCTGAAATTTATGCTACGAAACATTTGCTGCAATCGACAAGAGCTGCTCTCGTTACTCcaaattacaaacaaaaacgacaacaacaaaaaaataaagctacaGTCAACATTTCACCCCCATGAAAACGGTACGACGTTCgcattaattttaatgaaaaactaaaactgaaacaaaaacctgACAGCGGTCGTTTCCACAATAggtacaaaacaaaagcaaatcaaaaaacAATAGCATACATGAATCGCATtgccctcgaaaaaaaaaaaaagaaaaagaaatgcagcaaaaaaaaactccaacccCACGAGCCTactaaacaaacacacaacacaacacaagcACACTCATGCATTGGGCAAGCATAAACATGTTGGCTGGTGGGACTGAGTGGATGGGGATGGTGGGTTGGGGGGTGATGGTACGTACGAGGACAGGCCCTTTTTGCTAGACAattgttttgaaacaaatcaaGAGCAAAGAGGAAAGCCA encodes:
- the LOC128722597 gene encoding uncharacterized protein LOC128722597 yields the protein MWNVLWFSVLLTIANSVFVVEINKLFKPCPHSSKNFATFPWNLTGVRLFLSEDEKLILDGQFTVIRDIYPPLGLVIYTQKQDKGEWRPTPYGRHVLNFCSVMLSSGDIWYPITKHMNRTTCPLRKGHLETFDMVELESFGFDDVLPDLVGEWRVFVETSLGPMPHKVQVSCIMNEISILEH
- the LOC128726437 gene encoding inositol-pentakisphosphate 2-kinase translates to MGKINATHSNYCYDSMLKRSDDKYLRSCSRIEPIDERHPFYPNDVVGEDDDDDDDDDDDDEIVECAIDGRRSNEPQRDHLGRCAYPRRTPQEWDAWDKFAELRNTPSESSDDEREPGCQEIRERIDENRLVYRAEGNANIVLSLSDNKHVLRMRKSTVECREGKGDSNVDLHRFVKYSHVIASKFSSCYVPAPKLAHLNTCNLQTFNERLRCFRPAMRLGKEIRELDGILYPDVAFLPGWLYPERTRVLNQDSKISSTPTHYQTYCVEIKPKQGWFTYQFCDIAPSLPPELTNGGDLRKCRYCLHQYLKLQKKSIAKISKYCPLDLYSGKPVRVLHAVKGLIGAPQNNFKILKNGKVVYDDKREKSVFNRILKEMFPRDGRTKEERSTIFMNLIKEILLKDFTTNDEHCDRKLLNIKLDRKKKDKNQLHERACNPINQQFLPESCALRQILDVQMLVKSSIPKVDPSKLATSSSNPYGYIDEMYEKYLNSREHTNAYDGRSSNTWPSGPFGTEYLSEEEQYQLGATALDCSIMITFRRLVGDRLEEDSLTMEARKHIVIVDGMKFLVNVTITDLDPKSLKHYSKYVEQLAASAVAYRNFISKLRR